One segment of Bacillota bacterium DNA contains the following:
- a CDS encoding glutamate synthase-related protein has product MSFSRINASAASLTKNRTVDSISSLSGMCATCIDGCIGMCEVGKSAYRGHEVIYPQPFGLISTASEKNYPLDYSHFSIMGTTVGAVGVEPDSDKAIFPSVNVEARMGKGEGIKTRLPLVVSGMGSTRIASVNWEGLAIGAALAGIVVTIGENICGMDPQSEIRNGKVARSPELARRVRLFKDWQVDGYGDVVLQANVEDTSLGVQEFGIRELGVTSVELKWGQGAKDIGGEVKISDLEKAKMLKSRGYVVLPDPEDPNVIEGFKRGAFKEFERHSRVGMVEPEGFIRRVQDLRKAGAKCVLLKTGAFRPADMARAVKYCSMAGVDVLTVDGAGGGTGMSPWRMMNEWGVPPVEMHSLAREFCDRLAAKGEYVPHLVFGGGFVMEDQMFKGLALGAPYVKAIGMARAPLAAAMVGKTIGRSIDEGRLPVYVERFGRSKEEVFVTATELRQLVGNDRFAELPAGAIGLFTFCERLSQGLKQLMAGSRKFALEYVDRSDIAALTRHASEVSGIDFVMEADRNEIEEILG; this is encoded by the coding sequence ATGAGTTTTTCTCGAATCAACGCAAGTGCTGCAAGCCTGACCAAGAATCGCACCGTGGATTCGATCAGTTCTCTTAGCGGCATGTGCGCCACATGCATAGATGGGTGCATTGGGATGTGCGAGGTGGGCAAGTCCGCCTACCGGGGTCATGAGGTTATATACCCTCAACCGTTTGGGCTTATCAGCACGGCCTCGGAGAAGAACTACCCCTTGGACTACTCTCACTTCTCCATCATGGGCACCACGGTGGGCGCCGTTGGAGTGGAACCCGACAGCGACAAGGCCATCTTCCCCTCCGTTAACGTGGAGGCACGCATGGGTAAGGGAGAGGGCATTAAAACCAGGTTGCCTCTGGTTGTCTCGGGAATGGGTTCCACACGTATCGCCAGTGTCAACTGGGAGGGCCTGGCCATCGGGGCAGCCCTGGCCGGTATCGTTGTCACCATAGGCGAGAACATCTGCGGCATGGACCCCCAGTCCGAGATCCGTAACGGGAAGGTGGCAAGGAGCCCAGAGCTGGCCAGGCGTGTCCGGCTCTTCAAAGACTGGCAGGTGGACGGCTACGGCGATGTGGTGCTCCAGGCCAATGTCGAAGACACCAGCCTCGGAGTGCAGGAGTTCGGCATCAGGGAACTCGGCGTGACCAGCGTGGAGCTGAAGTGGGGCCAGGGGGCGAAGGACATCGGTGGCGAGGTAAAGATCTCCGACCTGGAAAAGGCCAAGATGCTCAAGAGCCGGGGATACGTGGTGCTGCCCGATCCGGAGGATCCCAATGTCATTGAGGGGTTCAAGCGGGGTGCCTTCAAGGAGTTCGAGCGCCACTCCAGGGTCGGCATGGTTGAGCCTGAGGGCTTCATCAGGCGGGTGCAGGATCTGAGGAAGGCCGGGGCCAAGTGCGTGCTTCTGAAGACGGGGGCCTTCAGGCCCGCGGATATGGCCCGGGCGGTCAAGTACTGCTCCATGGCGGGGGTGGATGTACTCACGGTGGACGGAGCTGGGGGCGGGACAGGAATGAGCCCCTGGCGCATGATGAACGAGTGGGGTGTGCCACCGGTAGAGATGCATTCTCTAGCGCGGGAGTTCTGTGACAGGCTGGCGGCAAAGGGCGAGTACGTGCCGCACCTGGTGTTTGGCGGGGGCTTCGTCATGGAGGACCAGATGTTCAAGGGCCTTGCCCTGGGGGCCCCATACGTGAAGGCCATTGGAATGGCCCGGGCGCCACTGGCCGCGGCCATGGTGGGCAAGACAATTGGCAGGAGCATCGACGAGGGCCGTCTCCCCGTGTATGTTGAACGTTTCGGGAGGTCCAAGGAGGAGGTCTTCGTCACGGCCACGGAGCTGAGGCAGCTAGTGGGCAACGACCGGTTTGCGGAACTCCCTGCGGGTGCCATTGGACTCTTCACGTTCTGCGAGAGGCTTTCCCAAGGCCTCAAGCAGCTTATGGCAGGCAGCAGGAAGTTTGCCTTGGAGTACGTGGACCGGTCCGACATCGCTGCATTGACCAGGCACGCCAGTGAGGTCAGCGGGATCGACTTCGTCATGGAGGCAGACAGGAACGAGATAGAGGAGATCCTTGGATAA
- a CDS encoding ATP-binding protein, with translation MRVGNGQGWARPCDEGKYQAFHACRDFRACGVAGLCRSLIADFNTDTFIPQAVLLLTRHLPFDAGVLFLYDDTLDRLVPASCYGYEMDALEHLALGDSIMYEVFDTGKPRVSRSSKRIREIQAQLTRSGKGSLPMSSCMVCVPLRLDSVALGCVVLESRSAQVVVGRRLLSCVIHALELLVLFVHKAQTMRQNQEKGFSELVSTLSHELRTPLTCIKGYTTTLLENPELDHVNGREFLEIIDSESDTMNNLIKDLMDSSLIEAGFLRIRKQPMLMTKIVHKAVENASVQTRKHRFVVSISQDFPVLEGDPDRMKQVLDNILDNAVKYSPEGGLIVINGRVVGREAIISIADQGMGIAPEDLNRLFEKFFRVKSEMAGTGLGLPVAHEIIEKHGGRIWAESAPGKGSTFFFALPLTDISRRNGGPSQVPDTARGTREGLDEEAPDSSSR, from the coding sequence ATGAGAGTGGGCAACGGGCAGGGATGGGCCCGCCCCTGTGATGAAGGGAAGTACCAGGCCTTTCACGCGTGCCGTGACTTCCGCGCCTGCGGTGTCGCGGGGCTCTGCCGCAGCCTCATTGCTGACTTCAACACGGATACCTTCATTCCCCAGGCTGTCTTGCTTCTCACAAGACACCTGCCCTTCGACGCCGGTGTGCTCTTTCTATACGATGACACCCTGGACAGGCTGGTCCCGGCATCGTGTTACGGTTACGAGATGGATGCCCTGGAGCACCTGGCGCTTGGGGACTCCATCATGTACGAGGTTTTTGACACCGGCAAGCCGAGGGTCTCCCGTTCGAGCAAGCGTATCCGCGAGATCCAGGCCCAGCTCACCAGGAGCGGGAAGGGTAGTCTTCCCATGTCCTCCTGCATGGTGTGTGTCCCGTTGCGCCTGGATTCCGTTGCCCTGGGGTGCGTGGTGCTGGAGAGCCGCTCTGCCCAGGTGGTAGTAGGCCGGCGTCTCCTGTCCTGCGTCATCCATGCCCTGGAACTCCTGGTGCTCTTTGTTCACAAGGCTCAAACTATGCGGCAGAACCAGGAGAAGGGCTTCTCGGAGCTGGTTTCCACCCTCTCCCATGAGCTCAGGACCCCCCTGACGTGTATCAAGGGCTACACTACCACGCTTCTGGAGAACCCCGAGCTGGACCACGTCAACGGCCGGGAGTTCCTGGAGATAATAGACAGTGAGAGCGATACCATGAATAACCTCATCAAGGACCTGATGGACTCCTCTCTAATCGAGGCGGGGTTCCTGCGGATAAGGAAACAGCCGATGCTGATGACGAAGATCGTACATAAGGCCGTGGAGAACGCCAGCGTTCAGACGAGGAAGCACAGGTTTGTCGTGAGCATCTCCCAGGACTTCCCGGTCTTGGAGGGGGACCCGGACAGGATGAAGCAGGTCCTGGACAATATCCTGGACAATGCCGTGAAGTACTCCCCTGAAGGGGGCTTGATAGTAATCAATGGAAGGGTTGTGGGCAGGGAAGCCATTATCAGCATAGCCGACCAGGGCATGGGGATTGCCCCAGAGGACCTGAACAGGCTCTTCGAGAAGTTCTTCAGGGTCAAGTCGGAGATGGCCGGGACGGGCCTGGGGCTGCCCGTGGCCCATGAGATCATCGAAAAACACGGGGGACGGATATGGGCAGAGAGTGCGCCCGGGAAGGGGAGCACCTTCTTCTTCGCGCTGCCCCTCACAGACATTTCCCGTAGGAACGGGGGGCCGTCCCAGGTGCCGGATACTGCAAGGGGAACGAGGGAGGGCCTAGATGAAGAAGCACCTGATTCTAGTAGTCGATGA
- a CDS encoding response regulator transcription factor, with translation MKKHLILVVDDEPRILRLIQTNLKLAGYAVLCAGDGPSGLEIVERENPDLVILDILLVGPIDGYAVCERIREFSDVPVLMLTAKSQDADKIRGFDAGADDYLTKPFSSQELLARVKAILRRSGEGSKVKGPSTLVCGEISINFAQARITTEHAGTVDLTPTEFKLLSELAKHPNEIVLHEDLLTRVWGSEYRNEVDYLRAYIWYLRRKLERDPSRPRYLLSRQGLGYMLACPGDPESAPEQGAPGEPPG, from the coding sequence ATGAAGAAGCACCTGATTCTAGTAGTCGATGATGAACCCCGTATACTCAGGCTCATCCAGACCAACCTGAAGCTGGCGGGGTACGCTGTGCTCTGCGCCGGAGACGGGCCCTCGGGATTGGAGATCGTGGAGAGGGAGAACCCCGACTTGGTTATCCTGGATATTCTCCTGGTGGGTCCAATCGATGGCTACGCGGTATGCGAGCGCATTAGAGAGTTCTCCGATGTTCCCGTACTGATGCTTACCGCCAAGAGCCAGGACGCGGACAAGATAAGGGGTTTTGACGCTGGGGCAGATGACTACCTGACCAAACCCTTCAGTTCCCAGGAGTTGCTGGCCAGGGTCAAGGCCATCCTGAGGCGAAGCGGTGAGGGTTCCAAGGTCAAGGGACCCTCGACACTGGTCTGCGGGGAGATCTCCATCAACTTCGCCCAGGCCAGGATAACCACTGAGCATGCCGGCACGGTGGATCTCACCCCCACCGAGTTCAAGCTCCTCTCGGAGCTGGCTAAGCACCCCAATGAGATCGTGCTGCACGAAGACTTGCTCACCAGGGTCTGGGGGAGCGAGTACAGAAACGAGGTGGACTACCTCAGGGCCTACATCTGGTACCTCCGGAGGAAACTTGAGAGGGACCCCTCGCGTCCCCGGTATCTCCTGTCCAGGCAGGGGCTGGGTTACATGCTGGCATGCCCGGGGGATCCGGAGAGTGCTCCGGAGCAGGGAGCCCCCGGGGAGCCGCCCGGCTAG
- a CDS encoding asparagine synthase-related protein: MSRIAVASGSGAQARVLSMLERMSHRGEGSGCLREVGPFVTGYDESQDDRAGVYVDGMACLSQQGLDSEWSREIPANRVLRPEEISEGYRRGGPEFLESLSGPFAMLFITGEGVVMARDPFGLKPLYYAVTPGGMLAASEIKAFAGFSGTVRTFPPGHVGVPGHLTPFYSLDDTELETLPPLDQALAGFRQRMETAVRRSLDSGKKAGVLLSGGVDSSIVSAAVARLEPGVPTFVVGTRDCSDVSSAALVAQALKLEHHRFLYGLGHIEECLPNVIYHLESFDAPLVRSSVANYMAARLARKAGMEMVFCGEGGDELFAGYHYLKALERKNDVRKELRILLTQGHSGAFQRVDRMNAAHGLEPALPFMDLDVVDFSVSLPLEWKLKREGGNATEKWFLRKAYLGALPREVVWRKKEKFYLGSGTSGLMTVLAERRVSDSDLRRASREAGCFVPSSKEELLYYRIFREFFPHRCVDLVGRTRTARVN, translated from the coding sequence ATGTCAAGAATAGCAGTGGCCAGCGGATCTGGCGCCCAGGCCAGGGTCCTGTCCATGCTGGAGCGGATGAGCCATCGGGGAGAAGGTAGTGGCTGCCTGAGGGAAGTGGGCCCCTTCGTCACCGGCTACGACGAGTCTCAAGACGACAGGGCAGGCGTTTATGTAGATGGGATGGCCTGCCTGTCCCAGCAGGGGCTCGATAGCGAATGGTCCCGGGAGATCCCCGCGAACCGGGTGTTACGCCCGGAGGAGATCAGTGAAGGTTACCGCCGGGGAGGGCCGGAGTTCCTGGAGAGCCTGTCCGGGCCCTTCGCCATGCTGTTCATCACCGGCGAGGGTGTTGTCATGGCCAGGGACCCCTTTGGCCTCAAACCCCTCTACTACGCCGTGACACCCGGCGGCATGCTGGCGGCCTCGGAGATCAAGGCCTTTGCGGGCTTTTCCGGGACCGTGCGCACCTTTCCCCCTGGCCATGTGGGAGTCCCCGGCCACCTTACCCCCTTTTACTCCCTGGACGACACGGAACTGGAGACCCTGCCTCCACTGGACCAGGCACTGGCGGGCTTCCGTCAGAGGATGGAGACCGCCGTCAGAAGGTCCCTTGACTCTGGGAAGAAGGCGGGCGTGCTCCTCAGCGGGGGGGTTGACTCCAGCATCGTTTCGGCGGCGGTGGCCCGCCTCGAACCTGGGGTGCCCACCTTCGTCGTGGGAACCCGGGATTGCAGTGACGTGAGTTCCGCAGCCCTGGTGGCCCAGGCCTTGAAGCTAGAGCACCATCGCTTCCTGTACGGCCTGGGGCACATAGAGGAGTGCCTTCCTAATGTCATTTACCACCTGGAGTCCTTCGATGCTCCACTGGTGAGGAGTTCGGTGGCCAACTACATGGCCGCGCGCCTCGCCAGGAAAGCAGGGATGGAGATGGTGTTCTGCGGTGAGGGCGGTGACGAGCTCTTCGCGGGGTACCACTACCTCAAGGCGCTGGAGAGGAAGAATGACGTCAGGAAGGAGCTCCGGATACTTCTCACCCAGGGCCACTCAGGGGCGTTCCAGAGGGTGGACCGCATGAACGCCGCCCACGGCCTCGAACCGGCCCTGCCCTTCATGGACCTGGATGTGGTGGACTTCTCAGTCTCCCTCCCCCTGGAGTGGAAGCTCAAGCGAGAGGGTGGCAACGCCACGGAGAAGTGGTTTCTCAGGAAGGCCTATCTAGGGGCGCTTCCCCGGGAGGTGGTGTGGAGGAAGAAGGAGAAGTTCTACCTGGGCTCAGGCACAAGCGGCCTCATGACGGTGCTGGCCGAGAGGAGGGTCAGTGACTCGGACCTGAGGCGGGCGTCCCGTGAGGCGGGCTGCTTCGTCCCCTCCAGCAAAGAGGAACTCCTCTACTACCGGATCTTCAGGGAGTTCTTCCCCCACAGGTGTGTGGACCTAGTGGGCAGGACCCGCACAGCCCGGGTCAACTGA
- a CDS encoding cation-translocating P-type ATPase: MKAWHTLALAELVRALDTDLEQGLAQRIAGARMASTGANTISATKAPSVVDLFVRQFKDFMVLTLVAATVVASLVGETTDALAIIAILFLNAVLGSVQEYRAERALMSLRALSAPTARVVRDGLAQRLGADTLVPGDVILLEAGDRVPADARVVEVQAMEADESALTGEAFAVSKAPLDGLERDLALGDRANMVYAGTAITRGRGRAVVVATGMDTQMGHIAHMLQEAGAGKTPLQRRLAHLGGHLVVLCAAVCLAVGILGMLRGEAPARMLLTGVSLAVAAIPEGLPAVVTVALALGVQRMARGNAIVRRLPAVETLGCATVVCSDKTGTLTQNRMVLAETYTLGPRTWVPAGGPREPSVERLLLLGALCNNASISRGFAGVFARGAEGDPTEVALLDAAWDARVYARARRYRRVSEVPFDAERRLMSVLVRSGGEIMVVLKGAPEAVVPLCSDFGPAGSREEALEAAAAMASRGLRVLALAERRLEPGDPLVIVEDSLILTGLVGIADPPRPEAVRAVRELARAGIRTVMVTGDHPNTAVAIASQMGILAPGGRSLSGMEMDSMPDALLERVSANVMVYARVSPGHKMRIIRALKAQGHVVAMTGDGVNDAPAVKAADIGIAMGRCGTDVTRDAADMVLADDNFATIAVAVREGRAIYDNIRKFVRYLLACNIGEVLTMFIAAILGLPLPLIPVQILWVNLATDGLPAIALGLEPPEEGVMSRPPRPANEGFLGRGLSIKIVVRGILIGVTTLGAFAWRLQAGVSLEEARTWAFAVLVACQLWHVFDCRSEKGGPISVPLSRNPFLAVSVALSWVMLSLAVYHPFLQGLFCTVPLSWGDWAIVVAVSSAGSILTALWARACQGEGIPAKPANGTGYATPGGCRRWSS, translated from the coding sequence TTGAAGGCTTGGCACACCCTGGCCCTGGCGGAACTAGTGCGGGCCCTGGATACCGATCTTGAGCAGGGTCTGGCCCAGAGGATAGCGGGCGCGCGCATGGCGTCCACGGGGGCCAACACCATTAGCGCTACCAAGGCCCCCAGCGTAGTGGACCTTTTCGTGCGGCAGTTCAAGGACTTTATGGTTCTCACCCTGGTGGCAGCGACGGTGGTGGCCTCCCTGGTGGGCGAGACCACCGATGCCTTGGCCATCATTGCCATCCTATTCCTCAACGCCGTCCTTGGCAGTGTCCAGGAGTACCGGGCTGAGAGGGCCCTCATGTCCCTGAGGGCGCTTTCGGCCCCCACAGCCAGGGTAGTGCGGGATGGCCTTGCCCAACGCCTGGGGGCGGACACCCTTGTTCCAGGGGATGTCATCCTCCTGGAGGCTGGAGACAGGGTTCCCGCCGATGCTAGGGTGGTGGAGGTCCAGGCCATGGAGGCAGACGAGTCTGCCCTTACCGGGGAGGCCTTCGCGGTGTCCAAGGCCCCCCTTGACGGCCTGGAACGGGATCTTGCCCTGGGTGACCGTGCCAACATGGTCTACGCAGGTACAGCGATAACCCGGGGCAGGGGGCGGGCGGTTGTAGTGGCCACCGGCATGGATACCCAGATGGGTCACATCGCCCACATGCTCCAGGAGGCTGGGGCCGGCAAGACACCCCTGCAGAGACGCCTGGCCCACCTGGGCGGGCACCTGGTGGTACTGTGCGCCGCGGTGTGTCTGGCCGTGGGGATCCTGGGCATGCTCAGGGGCGAAGCCCCTGCCCGCATGCTCCTGACCGGTGTGAGCCTGGCCGTGGCCGCTATACCTGAGGGGCTCCCTGCCGTGGTGACCGTGGCCTTGGCCCTGGGGGTGCAACGAATGGCCAGGGGGAATGCCATCGTCCGGCGCCTGCCTGCCGTTGAGACCCTGGGGTGCGCTACGGTGGTTTGCTCAGATAAGACTGGCACGCTGACACAGAACCGGATGGTCCTGGCGGAGACATACACCTTGGGCCCCAGGACCTGGGTTCCGGCAGGGGGGCCGCGGGAACCTAGCGTGGAGAGGCTGCTTCTCCTGGGGGCGCTGTGTAACAACGCCAGCATTTCCCGGGGCTTCGCCGGGGTCTTTGCCCGCGGGGCTGAGGGTGATCCCACAGAGGTCGCCCTCCTGGATGCAGCGTGGGACGCCAGGGTGTATGCCAGGGCCCGGCGGTACCGGCGTGTTTCAGAGGTGCCCTTTGACGCCGAGCGCAGGCTCATGTCGGTCCTGGTACGGTCCGGGGGGGAGATCATGGTTGTGCTAAAGGGCGCCCCCGAGGCTGTTGTGCCACTGTGCTCGGACTTTGGGCCTGCGGGATCAAGGGAGGAAGCCTTGGAGGCTGCCGCGGCCATGGCCTCCCGGGGCCTCAGGGTGCTTGCCCTGGCTGAACGTCGCCTTGAGCCGGGGGATCCTTTGGTGATAGTCGAGGATTCCCTGATCCTGACGGGACTTGTGGGCATCGCGGATCCCCCAAGGCCCGAGGCGGTACGGGCTGTCAGGGAACTGGCTCGCGCAGGCATCAGGACTGTGATGGTAACCGGGGATCACCCCAACACGGCGGTGGCCATCGCCTCCCAGATGGGAATACTCGCGCCAGGGGGCCGGTCACTATCGGGCATGGAAATGGATTCCATGCCTGACGCGCTCCTGGAGAGGGTCTCGGCGAATGTCATGGTGTATGCTAGGGTCTCTCCCGGGCACAAGATGCGGATAATCAGGGCGCTGAAGGCTCAGGGGCACGTGGTGGCAATGACGGGGGATGGCGTGAATGACGCCCCCGCGGTCAAGGCGGCAGATATTGGTATCGCGATGGGCAGGTGCGGAACCGACGTTACCCGGGATGCCGCGGATATGGTCCTGGCCGACGACAACTTCGCCACAATCGCCGTGGCGGTGAGGGAAGGCCGGGCCATCTACGACAACATCCGCAAGTTCGTCCGTTACCTCCTGGCATGTAACATTGGGGAGGTCCTCACCATGTTCATCGCGGCGATCCTGGGACTTCCTCTTCCCCTGATACCTGTGCAGATCCTCTGGGTGAACCTGGCCACCGACGGCTTGCCTGCCATAGCACTGGGACTGGAGCCCCCGGAGGAGGGTGTCATGTCTAGGCCACCCAGGCCTGCGAACGAGGGCTTCCTTGGCCGTGGGCTCAGCATAAAGATAGTGGTGAGAGGCATACTTATTGGCGTGACAACGCTGGGAGCGTTTGCCTGGAGGCTCCAGGCTGGCGTGAGCCTGGAGGAGGCCAGGACTTGGGCCTTCGCCGTACTGGTGGCCTGCCAGCTGTGGCACGTGTTTGATTGCCGCTCGGAGAAGGGTGGGCCCATTTCGGTTCCCTTGTCCCGGAACCCCTTCCTTGCGGTGTCCGTGGCGCTTTCCTGGGTCATGCTGTCGCTAGCCGTCTACCACCCCTTCCTCCAGGGGCTGTTCTGCACCGTACCCCTGTCATGGGGGGACTGGGCAATAGTGGTGGCGGTGTCAAGCGCCGGGAGTATCCTCACGGCTTTGTGGGCGAGGGCTTGCCAGGGGGAAGGAATTCCTGCCAAACCGGCGAATGGTACAGGATACGCAACCCCCGGGGGGTGCAGGCGCTGGAGTTCGTGA
- the dapF gene encoding diaminopimelate epimerase, translating into MEGLGNDYVFVDLTSGAPERDWPQVSRSVSSRHFGVGSDGLILIMPPSSGGDLRMRMFNADGSEGEMCGNGIRCFARYAYERGLVGSTAMEVETLAGIIRPEVLLEGGRVTGVRVDMGPPRLSRQDIPCRLEDTRAGLPCGVLEIQGESLEALAVSMGNPHAVILVPEVYRVPLEWLGPLIEVHEAFPAKANVEFVEVRDAGRIKVRVWERGSGVTLACGTGACASVVVTSALGKTSRVVQVELPGGELLVEWAQDNHVYMTGPANEVFQGVYTRSGEV; encoded by the coding sequence ATGGAAGGGCTGGGAAACGACTACGTATTCGTGGATCTGACCTCGGGAGCGCCAGAGAGGGACTGGCCTCAAGTGTCAAGGAGCGTGAGCTCCAGGCACTTCGGGGTCGGCTCGGACGGGCTCATCCTGATCATGCCGCCCTCGTCTGGCGGGGACCTCAGGATGCGCATGTTCAACGCCGACGGCTCCGAGGGTGAGATGTGTGGCAATGGTATCCGTTGTTTTGCCCGCTATGCCTACGAGCGAGGGCTTGTGGGCAGCACCGCCATGGAAGTGGAGACCCTGGCAGGGATCATAAGGCCTGAGGTGCTCCTGGAAGGGGGCCGTGTCACCGGTGTCAGGGTGGACATGGGCCCCCCGCGTCTTTCCAGGCAGGATATACCGTGCCGCCTGGAGGACACCCGGGCTGGGCTCCCTTGCGGGGTCCTGGAGATCCAAGGGGAGTCCTTGGAGGCACTTGCCGTATCCATGGGCAACCCCCATGCAGTGATCCTGGTGCCCGAGGTGTACCGGGTGCCTCTGGAGTGGCTTGGCCCCCTGATCGAGGTCCACGAGGCGTTTCCCGCCAAGGCCAACGTGGAGTTCGTGGAGGTCCGGGACGCAGGACGCATCAAGGTCCGGGTGTGGGAGAGGGGCTCCGGTGTAACGCTGGCCTGTGGTACGGGGGCGTGCGCCTCCGTTGTTGTCACGTCGGCCCTGGGGAAGACGTCCCGGGTAGTCCAGGTGGAACTCCCGGGAGGGGAGCTCCTGGTGGAGTGGGCCCAAGACAATCACGTCTATATGACAGGGCCTGCCAACGAGGTTTTCCAGGGGGTCTACACCAGATCAGGGGAGGTTTGA
- a CDS encoding LL-diaminopimelate aminotransferase: MLEIKAAQRLDKVPPYAFAQLDQAKKRAIERGVDIINLGVGDPDLPTPEWVWRQARAAVGEPRNHRYPDYEGSLGFREAVAGYYQRRFGVSLDPREEVMALIGSKEGLAHMVWGMVDPGDVVLIPDPAYPVYEAHTHYALGEPYFMPLEAKAGFLPDFRAIPQGVARRAKVMFLNYPNNPTGAVAGRGFFEAATGYCREHGILLCHDAAYIEMTYDGYRAPSVLEIPGAREVAVEFYSLSKPFNMTGWRIAAAVGNKEALAALGKVKTNTDSGQSGAIQEAGIVALRDDPEGFIGHMNEVYRSRRDVLVEGLGASGWDVQKPQGTFYLWARCPGGMDGRTMAALLLEEAGVIVAPGPAWGAQGQHYVRFALTVPEERLREACQRISAMMPRVQ; the protein is encoded by the coding sequence GTGTTAGAGATCAAGGCCGCTCAGCGTTTGGACAAGGTGCCGCCGTACGCCTTCGCTCAACTGGACCAGGCAAAAAAACGGGCCATAGAGAGGGGAGTTGACATAATCAACCTGGGAGTGGGCGATCCAGACCTTCCCACTCCGGAGTGGGTGTGGAGACAAGCCCGGGCGGCTGTGGGGGAACCCAGGAACCATCGCTACCCTGACTATGAGGGGTCATTGGGGTTCAGGGAGGCGGTGGCCGGGTACTACCAGAGGCGCTTCGGGGTTTCACTCGACCCCCGGGAGGAGGTCATGGCCCTCATTGGGTCTAAGGAGGGCCTTGCTCACATGGTATGGGGCATGGTGGATCCTGGGGACGTGGTGCTGATCCCGGACCCGGCCTATCCTGTGTACGAGGCCCATACTCACTACGCCCTAGGAGAGCCCTACTTCATGCCCCTGGAGGCGAAGGCGGGTTTTCTCCCGGACTTCCGTGCTATTCCCCAGGGTGTTGCCCGGAGGGCGAAGGTGATGTTCCTGAACTACCCGAACAACCCCACTGGGGCTGTGGCCGGGCGGGGGTTCTTCGAGGCTGCTACCGGATACTGCCGGGAGCATGGTATTCTCTTGTGCCATGACGCCGCCTACATTGAGATGACCTATGACGGCTACAGGGCCCCCAGCGTACTGGAGATACCGGGAGCCCGGGAGGTGGCCGTGGAGTTTTACTCCTTGTCCAAACCCTTCAACATGACGGGCTGGCGCATTGCTGCCGCCGTGGGCAACAAGGAGGCCCTGGCAGCCTTGGGCAAAGTGAAGACCAACACTGACTCGGGCCAGTCCGGCGCCATACAGGAGGCCGGGATAGTTGCCCTGAGGGATGACCCGGAAGGGTTCATCGGGCACATGAATGAGGTGTACCGGAGCCGCCGCGATGTCCTGGTGGAGGGGCTCGGGGCCTCGGGTTGGGATGTCCAGAAGCCCCAGGGCACCTTCTACCTGTGGGCGCGTTGCCCTGGCGGGATGGATGGGAGGACCATGGCGGCACTGCTCCTTGAGGAGGCAGGGGTGATTGTTGCCCCAGGGCCTGCCTGGGGGGCCCAGGGACAGCACTACGTGAGGTTTGCCCTTACCGTCCCGGAGGAGCGGCTTAGGGAGGCTTGCCAGAGGATATCAGCCATGATGCCTAGGGTCCAGTAG
- a CDS encoding YicC/YloC family endoribonuclease produces the protein MARSMTGYGRGETQAGEGATITVEIRSSNHRFLETNVKSQREAGFLEDRVRKEIQECLFRGRVDVVLVFRGDAQARKVIVDKPLAMAYYRALEGLERDFGGERQQLLAYVASLPGVLSLEEEGPDLEALWSCTKVAVGQALRETVAMREREGLVIASFLQECCDALERLIGSVSLRSPTVVEEYRSKMERRLSEVLPEGSMDETRLAMEIAIMAERADIQEEISRALSHLGQFRATLDGEEGVVGRKLEFILQELHREVNTIGSKAGDYAIASMVVEAKAELERMREQVQNVE, from the coding sequence GTGGCACGCAGCATGACCGGGTATGGCCGGGGAGAGACCCAGGCCGGTGAGGGTGCTACTATCACGGTGGAAATACGCTCCTCTAACCACCGCTTCCTGGAGACCAACGTAAAATCCCAAAGAGAAGCAGGGTTCTTGGAGGATCGGGTCCGGAAAGAGATCCAAGAGTGCCTTTTTAGGGGAAGAGTCGATGTCGTCCTTGTCTTCCGAGGAGACGCCCAGGCAAGAAAGGTAATCGTTGACAAACCGCTGGCCATGGCATATTATAGGGCCTTAGAGGGCCTGGAGCGGGACTTTGGCGGTGAACGCCAGCAACTGCTCGCTTATGTTGCATCCTTGCCAGGGGTTCTCTCTCTGGAAGAAGAGGGGCCCGACCTGGAGGCTCTCTGGTCTTGCACCAAGGTGGCGGTGGGACAGGCCCTGCGCGAGACGGTGGCCATGAGGGAGAGGGAGGGGCTAGTCATAGCCAGTTTCCTCCAGGAGTGCTGTGATGCGCTGGAGAGACTCATAGGTTCCGTAAGCCTAAGAAGCCCCACCGTGGTAGAGGAATACAGGTCAAAGATGGAGCGGAGACTCAGTGAGGTTTTGCCCGAAGGGAGTATGGATGAAACCCGGCTGGCCATGGAGATAGCCATAATGGCTGAAAGGGCAGACATCCAGGAGGAGATATCAAGGGCTCTCAGTCACCTCGGGCAGTTCCGTGCGACGCTTGATGGAGAGGAGGGTGTCGTCGGGAGGAAACTTGAGTTCATACTCCAAGAGCTGCACCGTGAAGTGAACACCATCGGTTCCAAGGCGGGGGATTACGCCATAGCCAGCATGGTGGTGGAGGCCAAGGCTGAACTTGAGAGAATGCGGGAGCAAGTACAAAACGTCGAGTAA